From the genome of Vicia villosa cultivar HV-30 ecotype Madison, WI linkage group LG2, Vvil1.0, whole genome shotgun sequence, one region includes:
- the LOC131650067 gene encoding uncharacterized protein LOC131650067, translating to MLETNEQTSHTNSYIARQSRRLRMKEKRDAQCTESDHSQNLVDKTDVSDARKKRRLILQNKKSSCGHPSSAPSPSTISPVSIPNVEDRAHSIDAHKKRRLILENRKFSVIQPETQYSQVPLSNSEDDCSSSNTSDSEDDMEQAPLADSNLQEYSDIGDQIWECTYCHAHMWLQERASKTKKGHVPTFHRCCRGGKIVVPLLEEPPPLLRHLLFNKTSTESKNYRNNIRTYNSMCSFTSPGMKFDTTYSKKGGPPTLRLHSQTCHRIGTLLPETGDRLQYAQLYIYDTDNEVTNRMKCFRDNTEIDENTVHNLKIMLYEFNIHAKVFRMARDVLDDNAFLDLKLRVICDRPEDGRVYNRPTVSEVAALIVGDVDSACNRDIIIQARNGGLQRIDEFHPAYLAYQYPLIFAYGEDGYRKNILHRYRHETEVTRQNRQSIKDWLSYRSQDRSKEAKTLLHSRRLFQQFSVDGYCMMESERLNWLRNNQSKIRVGKYNRLTDECNNGDGRQQQKRGKRVVLPSSFVGGKRYMDQLYFDGMAISSRLGFPDLFITFTCNPTWPEIIRALSETGLQPHDRPDIITKVFKIKFDELIADITKKHVLGKVLAFMYTIEFQKRGLPHAYILIFLHPQSKYPTPSDIDNIICAEIPDPAVHPRLYALVKSNMMHDPYGVARTTSTCMKNGKCSKYFPNKFNEETIVDAEGYPLYRRR from the exons ATGCTAGAAACTAATGAACAAACCAGTCATACTAACTCTTATATTGCTAGACAAAGTAGAAGACTTAGAATGAAGGAGAAGAGAGATGCACAATGCACTGAATCAGATCATTCTCAAAACTTGGTAGATAAAACTGATGTAAGTGATGCAAGGAAGAAAAGAAGGCTGATATTGCAAAATAAGAAATCATCATGTGGTCATCCCAGCAGTGCCCCATCCCCAAGTACAATCTCCCCAGTTTCTATTCCAAATGTAGAAGATAGAGCTCATTCAATTGATGCTCACAAGAAAAGAAGGCTTATATTGGAGAATAGAAAGTTTTCTGTCATACAACCTGAAACACAATATTCTCAAGTGCCACTGTCTAACTCCGAGGATGATTGCAGCTCATCCAATACTTCAGACTCTGAGGATGATATGGAACAAGCACCCTTAGCAGATTCAAATTTACAAG AATATTCTGATATAGGGGATCAAATATGGGAATGTACATATTGTCATGCACACATGTGGCTTCAAGAACGTGCCAGTAAAACCAAAAAGGGACATGTTCCAACATTCCATCGCTGTTGTCGCGGTGGTAAAATTGTTGTACCTTTACTTGAAGAGCCACCCCCACTGTTGAGACATCTGCTGTTTAACAAAACATCTACCGAGAGCAAAAATTATCGAAATAATATTCGAACATACAACTCAATGTGTTCGTTTACTTCTCCTGGAATGAAATTTGACACCACATATTCAAAGAAAGGAGGACCACCAACTTTGAGACTGCACAGTCAAACCTGTCATCGAATAGGTACTCTACTACCAGAAACTGGAGACCGTCTGCAATATGCTCAGCTATATATTTATGACACAGATAATGAAGTTACTAATAGAATGAAGTGTTTCAG AGACAATACTGAAATTGACGAGAACACTGTTCATAATTTGAAGATCATGTTATATGAGTTCAATATTCATGCAAAAGTTTTTAGAATGGCGAGGGATGTCCTGGACGATAATGCATTCTTAGACTTAAAACTGAGGGTTATATGTGATAGACCTGAGGATGGACGCGTGTATAACAGACCAACGGTTTCAGAAGTTGCTGCACTAATTGTGGGAGACGTTGATTCTGCTTGTAATAGGGACATTATTATTCAAGCACGCAACGGTGGTTTGCAACGTATTGATGAGTTTCATCCAGCATATTTGGCATATCAATACCCTCTCATATTTGCGTATGGTGAAGATGGTTATAGGAAAAATATATTGCATAGATATCGCCATGAAACTGAGGTTACCCGACAAAATCGTCAGAGCATCAAGGACTGGCTTTCATACAGGTCACAAGACCGTAGCAAGGAGGCAAAAACTTTGCTACACTCACGCCGTCTGTTTCAACAGTTCTCGGTCGACGGTTATTGTATGATGGAATCTGAAAGGCTGAACTGGTTGCGAAATAATCAATCAAAAATAAGAGTGGGAAAATATAACAGGTTGACAGATGAATGCAATAACGGTGATGGCAGACAACAACAAAAGCGGGGAAAGCGAGTTGTCTTGCCATCATCTTTTGTTGGGGGAAAAAGATATATGGATCAACTGTATTTTGACGGAATGGCAATTTCAAGTAGATTGGGTTTTCCAGACCTATTCATTACATTTACTTGCAATCCAACATGGCCAGAAATTATCCGTGCCTTGTCCGAAACTGGGTTACAACCACATGATCGACCCGATATTATTACTAAagtcttcaaaatcaaatttgacGAACTCATTGCAGATATAACAAAAAAGCATGTTCTAGGGAAAGTTTTGGCCT TTATGTACACTATTGAATTTCAGAAGAGGGGATTGCCACACGCATATATTTTGATTTTCTTACATCCTCAGAGCAAATACCCCACACCATCGGACATTGACAACATCATCTGTGCTGAAATACCAGACCCTGCTGTTCATCCGAGGTTGTATGCGTTGGTTAAATCTAACATGATGCACGACCCATATGGAGTGGCGCGCACGACATCAACCTGTATGAAAAATGGTAAATGCTCTAAATACTTTCCAAATAAGTTTAACGAGGAAACTATTGTTGATGCAGAAGGTTATCCCCTCTATAGGAGAAGATAA